One window of the Perca flavescens isolate YP-PL-M2 chromosome 16, PFLA_1.0, whole genome shotgun sequence genome contains the following:
- the sdad1 gene encoding protein SDA1 homolog, giving the protein MSGRQNNKLPNNLPQLQNLIKRDPQSYVDEFLQQYRHYQSNVQIFKLQPDKPNKELADLVMFLAQVCHCYMQHMTTFPQELSGLLMSHHTMLEPDLRMTFCKALILLRNKNLIDPTCLLELFFELLRCHDKLLRKTLYTHIVTDIKNINAKHKNNKVNTTLQNFMYTMLRDSNPLAAKISLDVMVELYTRNIWNDAKTVNVITTACFSKVTKILVAGLKFFLGKDEDEKNGSDSDSEAEGPTVRDLKVRYSTGKKTSKNKKKLEKAMNVLKKHKKKKKVEVFNFSAIHLIHDPQDFAEKLLKQLEDSKERFEVKIMMMEFISRLVGIHELFLFNFYPFVQRFLQPHQREVTKVLLCAAQASHQLVPPEIIEPVIMTIANNFVTDRNSGEVMTVGINAIKELTARCPLAINEDLLQDLAQYKTHKDKNVMMSARGLIQLFRSLNPQMLNKRDRGRPTEASTEAKIKDYGELEAKDYIPGAEVLEVEEGNKEGEKDEDGWESASISDDDNEDGEWVDVHHSSDEDTGEVAEKLQNMPVEERKAKAAAVSGSRLLTQDDFKKIRLVQLAKEVNAAPGKGQKRKNVELDDEDESRGEVLTLRNIEKLHKKPKADKETRLATAMAGRPDRKDFVRKRTKLNPHAGTTNKDKRKTKNFMMMRHSQNVRTKGKRSFRDKQIALRDALLKRKKQYK; this is encoded by the exons ATGTCCGGgcgacaaaacaacaaactgcCAAACAATTTACCACAACTGCAGAATCTCATTAAAAGAGATCCACAGTCGTACGTAGATGAG TTTCTGCAGCAGTACCGACACTACCAGTCCAATGTACAGATCTTCAAACTGCAGCCTGACAAGCCGAACAAGGAGCTGGCAGATCTTGTCATGTTTCTCGCTCAG GTTTGCCACTGCTACATGCAGCACATGACCACCTTTCCACAAGAGCTGTCTGGGTTATTGATGAGTCACCACACAATGCTAGAGCCAGACCTAAGAATG ACTTTCTGCAAGGCGCTGATTCTTTTGAGGAATAAAAATCTGATCGACCCAACCTGCCTCCTGGAGCTCTTCTTTGAGCTGCTGCGATGTCACGACAAACTTCTCAGAAAG actctgtacacacacattgtaACAGATATCAAAAACATCAATGCCAAGCACAAGAACAACAAGGTTAACACA acattacagaactTCATGTACACCATGCTGAGAGACAGTAATCCCTTAGCAGCAAAGATCTCGTTAGATGTAATGGTGGAGCTATACACAAGGAACATATG GAATGATGCCAAAACAGTTAATGTCATTACAACAGCCTGCTTCTCCAAGGTGACAAAG ATCCTTGTTGCTGGTCTTAAATTCTTTCTGGGCAAAGATGAGGATGAGAAAAATGGAAGTGATTCAGACTCAGAG GCGGAGGGACCAACAGTCCGAGACCTGAAGGTGAGATACTCCACTGGCAAGAAAACCTCCAAAAACAAGAAGAAGCTGGAAAAGGCGATGAATGTCCTCAAG AAAcacaagaaaaagaagaaggttGAAGTGTTCAATTTCTCTGCTATTCACCTAATTCATGATCCCCAAG ATTTCGCCGAGAAACTCTTGAAGCAGTTGGAAGACTCTAAAGAGCGCTTTGAGGTGAAGATTATGATGATGGAGTTCATATCCAGACTGGTTGGAATCCATGAG CTCTTCCTCTTCAATTTTTATCCCTTCGTCCAGAGGTTTCTACAACCACATCAAAGAG AGGTGACAAAGGTTCTGCTGTGTGCTGCCCAGGCTTCACATCAACTCGTCCCACCAGAG ATCATTGAACCCGTAATCATGACCATCGCCAACAACTTCGTGACGGACAGAAACTCCGGGGAGGTTATGACTGTGGG TATCAATGCCATCAAGGAATTGACAGCCCGCTGTCCACTCGCCATCAATGAAGACTTGCTGCAGGACCTGGCCCAGTACAAGACCCACAAGGACAAGA ATGTGATGATGTCTGCCAGAGGGCTGATCCAGCTGTTCAGGAGTCTCAATCCACAGATGCTGAACAAGAGGGACAGG GGGAGACCCACAGAGGCGTCAACAGAGGCCAAGATCAAAGACTACGGTGAGCTCGAGGCTAAAGATTATATTCCTGGAGCTGAAGTcctggaggtggaggaggggaacaaagagggagagaaggatgaAG ATGGCTGGGAGAGCGCCAGTATTagtgatgatgataatgaagaTGGGGAGTGGGTGGACGTTCACCACTCATCTGACGAAGACACAGGAGAAGTG gcGGAGAAGCTTCAGAATATGCCAGTCGAGGAAAGGAAAGCCAAAGCAGCGGCGGTCAGCGGCAGCAGGCTCCTCACTCAAGATGACTTTAAGAAGATCCGTCTGGTCCAACTGGCCAAGGAGGTCAACGCTGCGCCAGGCAAGGGccagaaaaggaaaaatgtggAGCTCGACGATGAGGACGAGAGCAG AGGGGAGGTGCTGACCTTGAGGAATATTGAGAAACTGCATAAGAAACCAAAAGCAGACAAGGAAACGCGCCTGGCAACAGCAATG GCAGGGCGGCCCGACCGGAAGGATTTTGTCAGGAAGCGGACCAAGCTGAACCCACACGCCGGCACCACCAACAAGGATAAGAGGAAGACGAAGAACTTCATGATGATGAGACACAGTCAGAATGTCAGAACCAAAGGCAAACGTTCCTTCAGAGACAAACAG ATTGCTCTGCGGGATGCACTCTTGAAAAGGAAGAAGCAGTACAAGTAG